A window of the Acidobacteriota bacterium genome harbors these coding sequences:
- the udk gene encoding uridine kinase has translation MKTLCIGVAGGTGSGKTTVANEIVRRVGPERIVVVNQDRYYHDLAHLQGHERAHHNFDHPEAIEENLLQEHLRLLKAGRSAPLPVYDFANHVRKEETECLGPRPVILLEGILILAMPAIRELLDVKIFVDTDADLRFIRRLLRDMEERERTVDGVIDQYLTTVRPMHLEFVEPSKRWADIIIPEGGFNTVALDLVISRIFQMLQTVE, from the coding sequence ATGAAAACACTCTGCATCGGGGTGGCCGGTGGCACCGGGTCCGGGAAGACAACCGTTGCCAACGAAATCGTGCGTCGGGTCGGGCCTGAACGAATCGTAGTCGTCAATCAGGACCGGTATTATCACGATCTCGCCCACCTCCAGGGTCACGAACGGGCACACCACAATTTCGATCACCCGGAGGCCATTGAGGAAAACCTGCTTCAGGAGCATCTCCGCCTGCTCAAGGCCGGCCGGTCTGCCCCGTTGCCGGTCTATGACTTCGCCAACCATGTCCGCAAGGAGGAGACCGAGTGCCTTGGACCGCGACCGGTGATACTTCTGGAGGGAATCCTGATTCTGGCGATGCCGGCTATACGGGAGCTGCTCGACGTCAAGATATTCGTCGACACAGATGCCGATCTCCGTTTCATAAGGCGGCTTCTCAGGGATATGGAGGAGCGGGAACGAACTGTGGACGGGGTGATCGATCAATACCTGACGACGGTCCGCCCGATGCACCTCGAGTTCGTGGAACCTTCGAAGCGTTGGGCGGACATCATCATCCCTGAGGGCGGATTCAACACGGTTGCACTGGATCTCGTCATCAGTCGTATTTTCCAGATGCTCCAAACTGTCGAATAA
- a CDS encoding RNA chaperone Hfq: MSERKLIRPSMTEMMEKYPTRSTGRRKQVPAEQTNAESFYYLKQMQNRTAMIVVLTDGTELKGWIEWYDKNCLKLNRVDAPNLLLFKHSIKFMFKEDELRSRRRRRPPASR, encoded by the coding sequence ATGTCAGAGCGTAAGCTGATCCGACCATCCATGACGGAGATGATGGAAAAGTACCCAACCCGATCGACCGGGCGCCGCAAACAGGTGCCGGCTGAGCAGACGAACGCCGAAAGCTTTTACTACCTCAAACAGATGCAGAACCGCACCGCGATGATCGTGGTGCTCACGGATGGGACCGAACTCAAGGGCTGGATCGAGTGGTACGACAAGAACTGTCTCAAGCTCAACCGGGTTGATGCTCCAAACCTTTTGCTGTTCAAACATTCCATCAAGTTCATGTTCAAAGAAGATGAGTTGAGATCCCGCCGTCGTCGTCGCCCGCCCGCCAGCCGCTGA
- a CDS encoding stage 0 sporulation protein — MQCTVTPRLEDWVPVLVDPDLPPLPCRAGKLELKHGEMIVVDTPDGKFLGKVTAFSIPTIKKPLRGAARIVRRATPEDEKRHEDTGHLEREIEHYLRRRTREMKLELHPFKVRLPLSGRKAVIYFSAEKRVDYRPLQRDLGRRYRRGIEMRSLGVRDGARLCGGLGPCGRCLCCTTFMDRFHSVTVRMAKRQNLSLNPAKISGLCGRLMCCLSHEVELYPGNKRNQRKQPNQEKSR; from the coding sequence GTGCAGTGTACCGTTACGCCGCGCCTGGAAGACTGGGTGCCAGTGCTGGTCGACCCTGACCTCCCACCTTTGCCGTGCCGCGCAGGAAAGCTGGAGTTGAAGCACGGCGAAATGATCGTTGTTGACACTCCTGACGGGAAGTTCTTGGGTAAGGTAACTGCGTTCTCGATTCCGACGATCAAGAAGCCTCTCAGGGGTGCGGCGCGCATCGTTCGCAGGGCAACTCCGGAAGACGAGAAACGACATGAAGACACTGGCCACCTCGAACGTGAGATCGAGCATTATCTGAGGCGGAGAACCCGCGAAATGAAGCTCGAACTCCACCCATTCAAGGTGAGGTTGCCCCTGTCGGGTCGCAAGGCCGTTATCTACTTCTCGGCCGAAAAGCGGGTCGACTACCGTCCGCTACAAAGGGACTTGGGCCGTCGCTACCGCAGGGGCATCGAAATGCGCTCGTTGGGGGTTCGCGACGGTGCGCGGTTGTGTGGAGGCCTCGGCCCGTGCGGACGTTGCCTGTGTTGCACGACGTTCATGGATCGATTCCACTCGGTGACCGTACGCATGGCAAAGCGCCAGAATCTGAGCCTCAACCCTGCGAAAATTTCCGGTCTTTGCGGACGACTTATGTGCTGCCTTTCTCATGAGGTCGAACTCTACCCCGGCAATAAACGAAACCAACGAAAACAACCCAACCAGGAAAAATCGCGGTAG
- the purE gene encoding 5-(carboxyamino)imidazole ribonucleotide mutase — MEIEQDDHPQVLVLMGSASDWKHLRGAAELLQDLGVGFEVHVSSAHRTPERTVELVRAADSDGCRVFICAAGMAAHLAGVVAAHTVRPVLGVPLPGGVLDGVDALLSTVQMPGGIPVATFAVGPAGARNAAFFAAQILASEFPKLRQALKDARRRDSEKIAAADRDIAAELAGDDKP, encoded by the coding sequence ATGGAAATTGAGCAGGACGACCATCCGCAGGTCCTCGTGCTGATGGGCTCCGCAAGCGATTGGAAGCATCTACGCGGAGCGGCAGAACTCTTGCAAGACCTCGGTGTAGGATTCGAGGTCCACGTATCCTCCGCCCATCGCACACCGGAACGAACGGTAGAACTTGTCCGAGCAGCAGATTCCGACGGATGCCGGGTTTTCATCTGCGCGGCCGGGATGGCAGCGCACCTCGCCGGTGTGGTGGCGGCGCACACGGTGCGCCCCGTACTTGGTGTGCCGTTACCTGGTGGCGTGCTCGATGGGGTGGACGCGCTGCTGTCGACTGTACAGATGCCGGGCGGCATACCGGTGGCGACCTTCGCTGTCGGTCCGGCCGGTGCACGCAACGCCGCCTTCTTCGCCGCTCAAATCCTCGCCAGCGAGTTTCCAAAACTCCGGCAGGCCCTGAAGGATGCGCGGCGCAGGGACTCCGAGAAAATCGCTGCCGCTGATCGTGACATCGCGGCTGAACTCGCCGGCGACGACAAGCCATGA
- the purD gene encoding phosphoribosylamine--glycine ligase, with product MRVLVLGSGAREHAIVHALRRSRGVSHVFAAPGNPGIAQAADLLPISANDLPGVAEAAEDLRIDLTIVGPEVPLAMGVCDEFYRRGLRLFGPRRAAAELESSKVFAKEFCQRNDIPTARASVVRTKDEAVEASRDLGMPVVFKADGLAAGKGVLIVRDEPDLEHALDVFFTQRKFGDAGDRVLVEECLDGDEVSYMAISDGDRVIPIATSHDYKRAKENDEGPNTGGMGAHSPALVMPPGTSRLILDTIVRPTILGMKEEGRSYRGVLYVGLMMTPDGPKVLEFNCRLGDPETQAILLRLDDNFAEVAMAAADGAMEATNLRWRKEAVACVVIAADGYPGSPRKGDEITGIDDAMALSGVTVYHAGTRLDGEKLTTAGGRVLSVCGRGASLSEALETAYEGVGKISFDGMWFRSDIGRDTLAKLEA from the coding sequence ATGCGCGTTCTCGTTCTAGGGTCAGGTGCGCGTGAACACGCGATCGTCCATGCCCTGCGACGTTCTCGCGGAGTGAGCCACGTTTTTGCCGCTCCAGGGAACCCAGGAATTGCCCAAGCAGCCGATCTGCTTCCGATATCCGCCAACGATCTGCCCGGGGTTGCGGAGGCGGCTGAGGATCTTCGCATCGACCTGACGATTGTCGGACCGGAAGTCCCGCTCGCCATGGGTGTTTGCGACGAGTTCTACCGTCGGGGTCTGCGTCTCTTCGGGCCCCGCCGGGCGGCTGCCGAGCTGGAGTCGAGCAAGGTGTTCGCGAAGGAGTTCTGCCAACGGAATGACATTCCCACCGCCCGGGCCTCAGTTGTTAGAACCAAGGACGAGGCGGTAGAGGCGAGCCGGGATCTCGGGATGCCGGTGGTGTTCAAGGCCGATGGCCTGGCCGCAGGCAAAGGCGTGTTGATCGTCCGCGATGAGCCAGACCTTGAGCACGCGCTGGATGTGTTTTTCACGCAGCGGAAGTTTGGGGATGCCGGAGACAGGGTGCTGGTCGAGGAGTGTCTCGACGGCGACGAGGTCTCGTATATGGCGATATCGGACGGCGACCGTGTCATCCCGATTGCGACCTCACATGATTACAAGCGCGCGAAGGAAAACGACGAGGGCCCGAATACCGGTGGGATGGGTGCCCATTCTCCAGCTCTGGTCATGCCTCCGGGCACGAGCCGTCTGATCCTGGACACGATTGTGCGGCCGACAATTTTGGGTATGAAGGAGGAAGGTCGATCGTATCGGGGAGTGCTCTATGTCGGACTGATGATGACGCCCGACGGTCCCAAAGTCCTGGAGTTCAACTGTCGCCTTGGTGATCCGGAAACCCAGGCGATCTTGCTGCGGTTGGATGACAATTTCGCTGAAGTGGCCATGGCGGCGGCCGACGGCGCCATGGAGGCGACGAATCTCAGGTGGCGCAAAGAGGCGGTGGCCTGCGTTGTCATAGCAGCTGACGGTTATCCAGGTAGCCCGCGCAAGGGCGATGAGATCACCGGCATCGACGATGCGATGGCGCTCTCCGGGGTCACGGTTTACCACGCGGGAACCCGTCTCGATGGAGAAAAACTCACGACTGCCGGCGGCCGCGTGTTGTCGGTTTGCGGGCGGGGTGCTTCTCTGTCCGAAGCGCTCGAGACCGCGTACGAAGGCGTTGGAAAAATATCGTTCGATGGAATGTGGTTCCGATCGGATATCGGTCGGGACACGCTGGCAAAGCTGGAGGCCTGA
- the pta gene encoding phosphate acetyltransferase yields MGFLEQVERRAAVVGGRVVLAEGHDPRVVEAAKQLVTGGSCEVILLCPGDERQPIHDELARRGVDVADPAADYRREDLAAHLHQRRAPKGMSEDEALKAVEDPLYFASLLVATGAADASVGGAVRTTADTVRAALHCIGPAPGLRTVSSAFIMVHPEASWGDDGIMVFADCAVMPDPDSVQLAEIAISAAATFSSIVGGEPRVALLSFSTKGSASHPLVEKVTGACDELNARGVDFVFDGDLQLDAALVKTVGEKKAPGSPVAGAANVLVFPDLNAGNITYKAVERLGGARALGPLMQGLAKPANDLSRGCSAGDIVQTSYLSLLQARG; encoded by the coding sequence GTGGGGTTTCTCGAACAGGTCGAGAGGCGGGCGGCGGTTGTTGGCGGCCGGGTGGTGCTTGCCGAAGGCCATGATCCGCGGGTAGTAGAAGCTGCAAAACAGCTCGTAACCGGCGGATCATGCGAGGTGATTCTCCTGTGCCCCGGGGACGAGCGCCAGCCTATCCATGACGAACTTGCGAGACGGGGCGTTGACGTCGCGGATCCTGCGGCGGATTACCGTCGAGAAGACCTTGCAGCCCACCTGCACCAGCGCCGCGCACCCAAAGGGATGTCGGAAGACGAGGCGTTGAAGGCGGTCGAAGACCCGCTCTACTTCGCCTCGTTGTTGGTAGCGACGGGCGCTGCCGACGCCTCCGTTGGTGGGGCGGTGCGAACGACTGCAGATACGGTGCGCGCCGCACTTCACTGTATTGGACCTGCTCCCGGGCTGCGGACGGTTTCGTCCGCCTTTATCATGGTCCATCCTGAAGCGAGCTGGGGCGACGACGGGATCATGGTATTCGCCGACTGTGCGGTGATGCCCGATCCGGACTCGGTTCAACTGGCTGAAATTGCCATATCTGCGGCTGCGACCTTCAGCTCGATCGTCGGTGGCGAACCACGGGTCGCCTTGCTCTCGTTTTCGACCAAAGGCTCGGCGAGCCATCCGTTGGTCGAAAAAGTGACCGGCGCGTGCGATGAGCTCAATGCACGTGGAGTCGACTTCGTCTTCGATGGTGACCTGCAGCTGGATGCAGCTCTCGTGAAAACGGTCGGTGAGAAAAAGGCCCCAGGATCGCCAGTTGCCGGCGCCGCGAATGTGCTCGTGTTTCCGGATCTCAATGCCGGAAACATCACCTACAAAGCGGTCGAGCGGCTCGGTGGCGCGCGGGCGTTGGGTCCGCTCATGCAAGGCCTCGCGAAACCGGCCAATGACCTGAGTCGGGGATGCTCCGCGGGCGACATCGTACAGACCAGTTATCTAAGTCTGCTGCAAGCGAGGGGGTAG
- the cysK gene encoding cysteine synthase A: MRIASDISRLMGNTPLVRLNRIAAEASAQVVAKLEFFNPAHSVKDRIGVAMVDALERDGLLIPGRSTIIEATSGNTGIALAMVAASRGYRCILTMPESMSLERRKILDLLGAKIELTPADEGMKGASARAQELLAEIPDSVEPKQFSNPANPQIHSSTTAQELWQDTDGKMDVFVAGVGTGGTITGVGRFWRERRPSVRIVAVEPAESPVLSGGEPGPHKIQGIGAGFLPENLDRSVVDEVVTVNSEEAFSTARSLARDEGILGGISTGAACAAALKIAAGDEMAGKLVVFIAPSTSERYISTDLFTDL; the protein is encoded by the coding sequence ATGCGAATAGCGTCCGATATCTCTCGTCTCATGGGGAACACGCCGTTGGTTCGACTCAACCGGATCGCCGCCGAGGCAAGCGCTCAAGTGGTCGCCAAGCTCGAGTTTTTCAACCCGGCACATTCGGTGAAGGATCGAATCGGAGTCGCAATGGTGGATGCCCTGGAGCGAGATGGTCTCCTGATACCGGGGCGGTCGACCATTATCGAAGCAACCTCGGGCAACACTGGTATCGCGCTCGCTATGGTGGCGGCGTCACGTGGCTACCGTTGCATCCTCACGATGCCGGAGTCGATGTCACTCGAACGACGCAAGATTCTCGATCTTCTCGGGGCCAAAATCGAGCTCACCCCGGCGGACGAAGGGATGAAGGGTGCGTCGGCCCGCGCCCAGGAATTGCTTGCCGAGATTCCTGATTCGGTGGAGCCAAAGCAATTCAGCAACCCGGCCAATCCGCAAATCCACTCCTCAACCACCGCTCAGGAACTCTGGCAGGACACCGACGGGAAGATGGACGTCTTCGTGGCCGGGGTCGGAACCGGAGGCACGATTACCGGGGTGGGTCGATTCTGGCGAGAGCGGCGGCCCTCAGTTCGCATCGTGGCAGTCGAACCAGCTGAATCACCGGTGCTCTCCGGCGGCGAACCAGGACCTCACAAGATCCAGGGGATCGGTGCGGGTTTCTTGCCCGAAAACCTCGACCGGTCGGTGGTAGACGAAGTGGTCACGGTGAATTCCGAGGAAGCTTTTTCGACCGCCCGCAGCCTTGCTCGCGATGAAGGCATCCTGGGAGGGATTTCCACCGGCGCGGCCTGCGCTGCTGCCCTCAAGATCGCGGCCGGCGACGAGATGGCCGGCAAACTCGTCGTCTTTATCGCCCCCTCGACTTCCGAGCGCTACATCTCGACTGATCTGTTCACGGATCTCTGA